One region of Thermus filiformis genomic DNA includes:
- a CDS encoding tetratricopeptide repeat protein has protein sequence MLREKDLDRLEEALGLLDEDPGLALMLLQPLYRKYPHHPVVAALYGLAWWSVEEAWEGLEILDRAVRRMPALEDVKEFFTILLRIYAAEGLLAHLLDLAQWGEARGLRAPKGLLRKAKLALKRHADQPLEALKAAERLVWREEKEGKVDLKAWQDLWRRYPGFLEVGANLAYHLLREDPRKALEAVEEVLERAPDHLLARAVRAQARVLLEGPDKAREKVADLLRQKPPRGSSWASERRVLVELALMLGEEGRALELAGKDPYLEDYPPLVHAAYTQGRKEPPEELGPGPYPSFPPEFLWVEGKGPPEGLGDWGWREVLWAWLPHAPIPLVFPMARFLAQGQKEGLRPLLERPGLSKAMRLALTLALQSLEPPEPEGPVLLRPLLPLGRFFPLDPKEEARLAEGLRGRGTRKARELRKRWDHPLADLALAYVLVGEREEKRNPLEKLLKQAEEALGDFPPLPALRAYLLLQAGALEEGDALLKQVQAAPAWPEPFLSWIFAVQMAHARLLDKERHGEMVEAAFQLIAAGVLDGTNPLFVGEVLAAVREKRLDLDRFLKEVAPRREGLEG, from the coding sequence ATGCTCCGCGAGAAGGACCTGGACCGCCTCGAGGAGGCCCTGGGCCTCCTGGACGAGGACCCGGGGTTGGCCCTGATGCTCCTGCAGCCCCTCTACCGCAAGTACCCCCACCACCCCGTGGTGGCCGCTTTGTACGGCCTCGCCTGGTGGTCCGTGGAAGAGGCTTGGGAGGGGCTGGAGATCCTGGACCGGGCGGTGCGCCGGATGCCGGCCCTGGAGGACGTGAAGGAGTTCTTCACCATCCTCCTGAGGATCTACGCGGCGGAGGGCCTCCTGGCCCACCTCCTGGACCTGGCCCAATGGGGGGAGGCCCGGGGTTTACGGGCCCCCAAGGGGCTTTTGCGGAAGGCGAAGCTGGCCCTGAAGCGCCACGCGGACCAGCCCCTGGAGGCCCTCAAGGCCGCGGAGCGGCTGGTCTGGCGGGAGGAAAAGGAGGGGAAGGTGGACCTGAAGGCCTGGCAGGACCTCTGGCGGCGCTACCCCGGCTTCCTAGAGGTGGGAGCCAACCTGGCCTACCACCTCCTCCGGGAGGACCCCAGGAAGGCCCTGGAGGCCGTGGAGGAGGTGCTGGAACGGGCGCCGGACCACCTCCTGGCCCGCGCGGTCCGCGCCCAGGCCCGGGTCCTCCTGGAGGGGCCCGATAAGGCTCGGGAGAAAGTGGCGGACCTCCTGCGTCAGAAGCCCCCCAGGGGGTCCTCCTGGGCCTCCGAACGCCGGGTGCTGGTGGAGCTGGCCCTGATGCTGGGGGAGGAGGGGCGGGCCTTGGAGCTCGCCGGGAAAGACCCCTACCTGGAGGACTACCCTCCCCTGGTCCACGCCGCCTACACCCAGGGCCGGAAGGAGCCGCCCGAGGAGCTGGGCCCGGGGCCCTACCCCAGCTTCCCCCCGGAGTTCCTCTGGGTGGAGGGCAAGGGGCCCCCGGAGGGGCTTGGGGACTGGGGCTGGCGGGAGGTGCTCTGGGCCTGGCTCCCCCACGCCCCCATCCCCCTGGTCTTCCCCATGGCCCGCTTCCTGGCCCAGGGGCAAAAGGAAGGGCTGCGGCCCCTCCTGGAGCGGCCGGGGCTTTCTAAAGCCATGCGCCTGGCCCTCACCCTGGCCCTGCAGAGCCTCGAGCCCCCCGAACCCGAAGGCCCGGTCCTCCTCCGCCCCCTGCTTCCCCTGGGGCGCTTCTTCCCTTTGGACCCCAAGGAGGAGGCCAGGCTGGCCGAGGGCCTCCGGGGAAGGGGCACCCGGAAGGCCCGGGAGCTCCGCAAGCGGTGGGACCACCCCCTGGCGGACCTGGCCCTGGCCTACGTCCTGGTGGGAGAAAGGGAGGAAAAGCGCAACCCATTGGAAAAGCTCCTGAAGCAGGCGGAAGAGGCCCTGGGGGACTTCCCCCCGCTTCCCGCCCTAAGGGCCTACCTCCTCCTGCAGGCAGGGGCCCTGGAGGAGGGGGACGCGCTCCTCAAGCAGGTGCAGGCGGCCCCCGCCTGGCCCGAGCCCTTCCTCAGCTGGATCTTTGCGGTCCAGATGGCCCACGCCCGCCTCCTGGATAAGGAGCGGCACGGGGAGATGGTGGAGGCGGCCTTCCAGCTCATTGCCGCAGGGGTTTTGGACGGGACGAACCCCCTGTTTGTCGGGGAGGTGTTGGCGGCGGTGAGGGAGAAACGCCTCGATCTTGACCGGTTCCTCAAAGAGGTAGCCCCCCGGCGGGAGGGCCTGGAGGGCTGA
- the surE gene encoding 5'/3'-nucleotidase SurE gives MRILVTNDDGIFSPGLWALAEAAGRFGEVFVVAPETEQSATGHAITIAHPVRAYPHPSPFHTPHVPAYRVRGTPADCVALGLHLFGPVDLVLSGVNLGSNLGHEIWHSGTVAAAKQGRLFGLSAAAFSTPMNGENPDFDRLRPWIVRTLETLLRLERPFLVNVNLPHRPKGLLWTRQSVRTYEGVVLPGEDPMGRPLYWFAARPQKGAEEGTDRWAVGQGFVSATPLRLDLTDEARLQPALAQD, from the coding sequence ATGCGCATCCTGGTGACCAACGACGACGGGATCTTCAGCCCCGGCCTTTGGGCCCTGGCCGAGGCGGCGGGCCGTTTCGGAGAGGTCTTCGTGGTGGCCCCGGAGACGGAGCAGAGCGCCACAGGCCACGCCATCACCATCGCCCACCCCGTGCGGGCCTACCCCCACCCCTCCCCCTTCCACACCCCCCACGTCCCCGCCTACCGGGTCCGGGGGACCCCGGCCGACTGCGTGGCCCTGGGCCTCCACCTCTTCGGGCCGGTGGACCTGGTCCTTTCGGGGGTGAACCTGGGGAGCAACCTGGGCCACGAGATCTGGCACTCGGGAACGGTGGCCGCCGCCAAACAGGGGCGGCTTTTCGGCCTTTCCGCTGCCGCCTTCAGCACCCCCATGAACGGGGAGAACCCGGATTTTGACCGGCTCAGGCCCTGGATCGTCCGCACCCTGGAGACCCTTCTGCGGCTGGAAAGGCCCTTCCTGGTCAACGTCAACCTGCCCCACCGGCCCAAGGGTCTCCTCTGGACCCGGCAGTCCGTGCGCACCTACGAGGGGGTGGTGCTCCCGGGGGAGGACCCCATGGGCCGCCCCCTTTACTGGTTCGCCGCCCGTCCCCAAAAGGGGGCGGAGGAGGGGACGGACCGCTGGGCGGTGGGGCAGGGCTTCGTCTCCGCCACCCCTTTGCGGCTGGACCTGACGGACGAGGCCAGGCTCCAGCCCGCCCTGGCCCAGGACTGA
- a CDS encoding acyl-CoA thioesterase, with protein MVYPVFPGTTNHYGTLFGGTAMAWMDQAAFVAATRYARRKVVTVHSDAIDFRRPVPLGAIVELLARVVEVGRTSVRVEVEMWVEPVREGAEPYLAARGGFVLVAVDEEGRPVPLRGNQP; from the coding sequence ATGGTCTACCCGGTCTTCCCGGGCACGACCAACCACTACGGAACGCTTTTCGGCGGCACCGCCATGGCCTGGATGGACCAGGCGGCCTTCGTGGCCGCCACCCGGTACGCCCGGCGCAAGGTGGTCACCGTCCACTCGGACGCCATAGACTTCCGCCGCCCCGTCCCCCTAGGGGCCATCGTGGAGCTCCTGGCCCGGGTGGTGGAGGTGGGGCGCACCTCCGTGCGGGTGGAGGTGGAGATGTGGGTGGAACCGGTGCGGGAGGGGGCCGAGCCCTACCTGGCCGCCCGGGGCGGCTTCGTCCTAGTGGCGGTGGACGAGGAGGGAAGGCCCGTGCCCCTAAGGGGGAATC